The following are from one region of the Spirochaetae bacterium HGW-Spirochaetae-1 genome:
- the ispE gene encoding 4-(cytidine 5'-diphospho)-2-C-methyl-D-erythritol kinase — protein MSLGRSVKACAKINLHLEVLNKRDDGYHNIFSVMAQVDLHDLLKLEKADIRHSEGNVQVFVNNAGGLNASVIDAISPQDNLISRAAHLMMKKRGYSGELTFSIEKNIPAGAGLGGGSSDAAMTFKLLDEYLETKDSRLMEFGASIGADVPFNMVGGFAICEGIGNVVEPITGGLDYTVLVANRGIHIETGQAYRMLNRSVTTKYDEIDIASKKERIRQSFQIRSLEPIKDILINDFERPVFQLYPELKELKEEMQGLGAEIAMMTGSGSTMIGLFNDEKMAQAAEKCLKKKVQLAMVTKFY, from the coding sequence ATGTCATTGGGTAGATCAGTAAAAGCCTGTGCGAAAATAAACCTTCATCTGGAAGTATTGAATAAGCGCGATGATGGTTATCATAACATCTTCAGCGTTATGGCGCAGGTCGATCTCCACGATCTTTTAAAACTTGAAAAGGCAGATATTAGACATTCCGAGGGGAATGTCCAGGTTTTTGTAAACAATGCGGGCGGTTTGAATGCATCTGTTATTGATGCCATATCCCCGCAGGATAATCTTATTTCCCGTGCTGCACATCTCATGATGAAAAAACGGGGTTATTCCGGAGAATTGACCTTTTCCATTGAAAAAAATATTCCCGCCGGTGCCGGATTGGGAGGGGGCAGTTCAGATGCCGCCATGACGTTTAAGCTGCTTGATGAATATCTTGAAACAAAGGATAGTCGCCTGATGGAATTCGGAGCATCTATCGGAGCCGATGTTCCTTTTAACATGGTGGGTGGATTTGCCATATGTGAAGGTATTGGCAATGTGGTTGAGCCAATAACAGGCGGACTTGATTATACTGTTCTTGTTGCCAACAGGGGAATTCATATTGAGACTGGACAGGCTTACCGAATGCTGAATAGAAGCGTGACGACAAAATATGATGAAATAGATATTGCTTCTAAAAAGGAAAGAATCAGACAATCATTTCAGATCCGGTCTCTTGAGCCTATAAAAGATATACTTATAAACGATTTTGAAAGGCCGGTTTTCCAGTTGTATCCCGAACTGAAGGAATTGAAGGAAGAAATGCAGGGCCTCGGTGCCGAAATTGCCATGATGACCGGTTCCGGCTCAACCATGATAGGGCTTTTCAACGATGAAAAAATGGCGCAGGCTGCGGAGAAATGCTTGAAAAAGAAAGTACAGCTTGCTATGGTAACGAAGTTTTATTGA
- a CDS encoding ribose-phosphate pyrophosphokinase (catalyzes the formation of 5-phospho-alpha-D-ribose 1-phosphate from D-ribose 5-phosphate and ATP), with protein MPNSTLKIFSGSSNPELSQEIASYLNVELARLELKRFMDGEISVKLKDNVRGHDVFIIQSTCNPTNDNVVELLLIIDAAMRASASRITVVIPYYGYARQDRKVEPRVPISAKVMANIIQVTGADRVLTMDLHADQIQGFFDIPVDNLFATPIAIDYVKTLRIKDVAVVSPDAGGVDRARFFARFINAGLAIVDKRRPEANVAEVMHVIGDVKGKNCIMIDDMVDTGGSISKACLALKEFGAKDVYCLFTHPVLSGEAGSKLLSAGFKEIICMNTIPVREEKQLENMTVLSVAPLFGEAIRRIHNGESVSSLFV; from the coding sequence ATGCCAAACAGCACACTAAAAATATTTTCCGGTTCATCCAATCCCGAACTATCACAGGAGATAGCCAGCTATCTCAATGTGGAACTTGCCAGACTTGAATTAAAGCGGTTCATGGATGGCGAGATTTCGGTAAAACTCAAGGATAATGTCAGGGGACATGATGTCTTTATCATACAATCCACCTGTAATCCCACGAACGATAATGTGGTTGAACTGCTGCTTATAATTGATGCAGCCATGCGCGCATCGGCTTCTCGGATAACGGTTGTTATTCCCTATTATGGTTATGCACGACAGGACAGAAAAGTAGAACCGCGTGTTCCCATATCCGCAAAGGTTATGGCTAATATTATCCAGGTAACCGGTGCTGACCGTGTTTTAACAATGGATCTGCACGCGGACCAGATACAGGGGTTCTTTGATATACCTGTTGACAATCTGTTCGCTACTCCTATTGCCATTGATTACGTCAAGACACTCAGGATAAAGGATGTAGCGGTTGTATCACCCGATGCGGGTGGAGTGGACCGCGCGAGATTTTTCGCCCGATTTATAAACGCCGGCCTGGCAATTGTGGATAAAAGGCGGCCCGAGGCCAATGTTGCCGAGGTCATGCATGTTATCGGCGATGTCAAAGGCAAGAACTGCATAATGATTGACGATATGGTGGATACGGGCGGTTCAATCTCTAAGGCATGTCTTGCGTTAAAGGAATTTGGCGCAAAGGATGTGTATTGTCTTTTTACGCACCCCGTACTCTCGGGAGAAGCCGGGAGCAAGCTACTGTCAGCCGGATTCAAGGAAATAATCTGTATGAATACCATACCGGTGAGGGAAGAAAAGCAGCTTGAAAACATGACCGTGCTTTCAGTTGCTCCTCTGTTCGGTGAGGCAATACGAAGAATTCATAACGGTGAATCGGTCAGTTCGCTGTTTGTTTGA
- a CDS encoding 50S ribosomal protein L25, translated as MEAKTLNVEVRSEKGKNANRRLRSTGYIPGVIYSHGEVEQIQFKERDFFKLFRGHITESVIFDLNYVNKTDKTEVMAFVKDYQMDPASEDILHVDLFRVTKGEKIHTMVPVEIIGTAKGLKFGGMLEVYEREIEIQCLPRHLPEKFVVDVTELMVGQSIHTKDLNLGENLELLGSPEAVIAAVHTIKVAKETEEAVVEAVAETVEKKAGE; from the coding sequence ATGGAAGCAAAAACATTAAATGTTGAAGTCAGATCAGAAAAAGGAAAAAACGCCAACAGAAGACTGCGTTCGACGGGATATATTCCCGGTGTTATTTACTCGCACGGAGAAGTGGAGCAGATACAATTCAAGGAAAGGGATTTTTTCAAGCTATTCCGGGGGCATATAACAGAAAGTGTTATTTTTGACCTGAATTACGTCAACAAGACGGATAAAACAGAGGTAATGGCCTTTGTCAAGGATTACCAGATGGATCCCGCTTCAGAGGATATTCTGCACGTTGATTTGTTCAGGGTAACCAAGGGAGAAAAGATCCACACCATGGTCCCCGTTGAAATTATCGGAACTGCAAAGGGCCTGAAATTCGGTGGAATGCTCGAGGTCTATGAGCGTGAGATCGAGATACAGTGTCTCCCCAGGCACCTGCCGGAAAAATTTGTCGTGGATGTTACGGAACTCATGGTTGGACAATCCATTCATACCAAAGACCTTAATCTTGGTGAAAATCTGGAGCTTTTGGGAAGTCCTGAAGCCGTTATCGCTGCGGTGCATACAATTAAAGTAGCCAAAGAAACTGAAGAAGCTGTTGTTGAAGCCGTTGCAGAGACAGTTGAAAAGAAAGCCGGGGAGTAA
- a CDS encoding aminoacyl-tRNA hydrolase — protein MKLIVGFGNPGERYANNRQNIGFKVIDILGNNENIDVRIKKKKSLIGRGQINKQEVVLLKPQTFVNLIGESVLYIASFLRINVKDIICVVEDSALQLGEMRVDFVFSKLSHPGVQSMEKALKSDRFAKVRVGISEKPDDIAMDAYLLQDFTDEENLILIDVLNKTEEVVKMLITRPIEEVQEKYNPEGAPKIRKRTVKKIHIDHRKIKH, from the coding sequence TTGAAGCTAATCGTTGGTTTTGGAAACCCAGGAGAACGATATGCCAATAACAGGCAAAATATTGGATTTAAAGTTATAGATATTCTTGGAAATAATGAGAATATAGACGTACGGATAAAAAAGAAAAAATCGCTTATAGGAAGAGGTCAGATAAACAAGCAGGAGGTCGTTCTCCTGAAACCTCAGACCTTTGTAAATCTTATCGGTGAGTCGGTTTTATATATTGCCTCCTTCCTGAGAATCAATGTCAAAGATATAATTTGTGTTGTGGAAGATTCGGCCCTTCAGCTTGGTGAAATGAGGGTTGACTTTGTTTTTTCCAAGCTCAGCCATCCCGGTGTTCAATCCATGGAAAAAGCACTGAAATCCGATCGCTTTGCCAAGGTACGTGTTGGCATATCTGAAAAACCCGATGACATCGCAATGGACGCCTATCTGCTGCAGGATTTTACTGACGAGGAGAATCTGATTCTTATTGATGTTTTAAATAAGACGGAAGAAGTTGTAAAAATGCTTATAACCCGGCCCATTGAAGAGGTTCAGGAGAAATATAATCCTGAAGGCGCGCCGAAAATAAGGAAAAGAACAGTCAAAAAAATACACATCGATCATCGTAAAATAAAACACTGA
- a CDS encoding MBL fold metallo-hydrolase, with protein sequence MHIKLWGVRGSLPSPLSNTEYTSKIRAILDKALSAGISSKESIDGFINELPDDLKSVYGGNTTCVSVVSDSGATYILDCGTGIRPLGNELMKGAFGKGKGEVNILLTHNHWDHIQGLPFFKPIYVPGNVIHFYSPYKGQEEILKNQMSAPNFPAAFGSTGSTKFFHTLDSQTTNPIQLEDDLLLDFYPLTHPNGSFAYRFRQNGKIFIFATDAEFTGETLEKIGNHTDFFLDADILVLDSQYTLEESFMKIDWGHTSYTMAVNCGLRWNVKTLVLTHHEPDYSDEALFENHKSALQHALDNGNNTLKILQATEGMTFTL encoded by the coding sequence ATGCATATCAAACTGTGGGGTGTGAGGGGTTCCCTGCCATCACCCCTTTCAAACACTGAATATACCTCAAAAATAAGGGCAATTCTTGACAAGGCTCTCTCCGCGGGCATTTCTTCGAAGGAATCCATTGACGGGTTTATCAATGAACTCCCCGACGACCTGAAATCCGTGTATGGCGGCAATACTACCTGTGTTTCAGTCGTTTCCGACAGCGGTGCAACATATATACTGGACTGCGGAACAGGAATCCGCCCCCTGGGGAACGAACTCATGAAAGGGGCCTTTGGCAAGGGAAAGGGAGAAGTTAACATCCTGCTGACCCACAATCACTGGGACCATATCCAGGGACTCCCTTTTTTCAAGCCCATCTATGTTCCCGGCAATGTTATACATTTTTATTCGCCGTACAAGGGACAGGAGGAAATACTTAAAAACCAGATGTCCGCTCCCAATTTCCCCGCGGCCTTTGGCAGTACAGGATCAACAAAATTTTTCCATACCCTGGATTCACAAACGACAAATCCCATTCAGCTTGAAGATGATCTTCTGCTTGATTTTTATCCCCTTACGCACCCCAATGGAAGTTTCGCCTACAGGTTCAGACAGAATGGAAAGATTTTTATATTCGCTACCGATGCAGAATTTACCGGCGAAACCCTGGAAAAAATCGGCAATCATACCGATTTTTTTCTCGATGCCGACATCCTGGTTCTTGACTCGCAATATACGCTGGAAGAATCCTTCATGAAAATAGACTGGGGCCACACAAGCTACACCATGGCAGTCAATTGCGGGCTGAGATGGAACGTCAAAACGCTGGTCCTGACTCACCATGAACCTGACTACAGCGACGAAGCCCTATTTGAAAACCATAAAAGCGCCCTCCAGCATGCCCTTGACAACGGGAATAACACGCTGAAAATACTTCAGGCAACAGAAGGCATGACCTTTACACTATAA
- a CDS encoding dehydrogenase, which produces MIIGGGLLQAPVIVTAKKMGYQVIVTDYDTNAMGMKDADIPIIMSTRDIEGSVRIAKSQNEITPIHGVLTVGTDASMTVAAVANALKLPGIKFENAEAATNKIKMRMRFKEHGVPSPSFLPVWSLKDAKAACKIMQFPVVIKPSDNMGGRGVMRLNNLNELADAFQYAKSASPSGELLIEEYMEGPELSIDAMIFNDEITWTGIADRIIKYPPYFVEIGHNMPSALSKKMLDDACNVMRQGIHALGINIGAAKGDIKVTKNGAMIGELAARLSGGFMSAYTYPLSTGVDLMKAAIEIALGQEPGNLIPVINKVAIERAIILKPGFVKKINGLEEALKVPGIEEIFINVKIGDKVVQPRCNIDKAGHIIATGDTLEEAESHVAECMKKLNIDLLDEPEISMEAIYLAAREKFKKICYVCKNCDGKDCPTGVPGMGGAGTGASFRRNAESLQRYKLTTRLIHDVTDPDTSVEFLGHKLSLPVMAAPITGAVTNMGGAIDELEYNRAVIQGTLEAGTLSFVGDGATPTKYKIGLQAIEENKGMGIAIFKPRSENSEIITRIKAAEKAGAIAVGVDIDAVVFKTMEMRNQSVGPKGMESLKELIASTKLPFILKGIMNPDDAIKAAEAGASAIIISNHGGRVLDEMVGTMDVLEEIADAVKGKITIIIDGGFRKGVDIIKAIAFGADYVLIGRPVAIAAVGMGAEGTSFYFKNLITDLKKAMILTGCNSIGEISRDFVKKMQ; this is translated from the coding sequence ATGATCATAGGCGGCGGGCTGCTTCAGGCCCCTGTCATTGTGACGGCAAAGAAAATGGGCTATCAGGTTATTGTCACCGATTACGACACCAATGCCATGGGCATGAAAGATGCAGATATACCCATCATAATGAGCACCCGCGACATTGAAGGCTCAGTGCGTATAGCAAAATCCCAGAATGAAATAACCCCCATACATGGCGTGCTGACCGTGGGAACCGACGCCTCCATGACCGTGGCTGCCGTGGCCAACGCTCTTAAGCTTCCCGGCATAAAATTCGAAAACGCTGAAGCCGCCACCAATAAAATAAAAATGCGCATGCGCTTCAAGGAGCATGGAGTGCCCTCTCCCAGCTTTCTCCCTGTGTGGTCACTCAAAGACGCGAAGGCGGCCTGCAAAATCATGCAGTTCCCCGTGGTGATCAAGCCGTCGGACAACATGGGAGGCCGCGGCGTGATGAGGCTGAATAACCTGAATGAACTGGCTGATGCCTTCCAGTACGCCAAGAGCGCCTCGCCCAGCGGAGAATTGCTCATAGAGGAATACATGGAAGGGCCGGAACTGTCCATTGACGCCATGATATTCAACGACGAGATTACCTGGACCGGTATCGCCGACCGTATCATCAAGTATCCTCCCTATTTTGTGGAAATCGGCCATAACATGCCCTCGGCCCTTTCGAAAAAAATGCTCGATGACGCCTGCAATGTCATGCGGCAGGGGATACATGCTCTGGGAATCAATATCGGGGCGGCCAAGGGTGATATTAAAGTCACCAAAAACGGCGCCATGATCGGGGAATTGGCGGCCCGTCTCTCGGGTGGATTCATGTCAGCCTACACCTATCCTCTCTCGACCGGAGTGGATCTGATGAAAGCTGCCATTGAAATCGCCCTGGGCCAGGAACCGGGGAACCTCATACCGGTTATCAACAAGGTCGCCATTGAACGGGCCATCATCCTGAAGCCGGGTTTCGTCAAAAAAATCAACGGCCTTGAAGAGGCTTTAAAGGTTCCCGGCATCGAGGAAATCTTCATCAACGTTAAAATCGGCGACAAGGTTGTCCAGCCGCGATGCAATATTGACAAGGCCGGCCACATCATTGCCACAGGCGATACGCTTGAAGAGGCCGAGTCTCATGTGGCTGAATGCATGAAGAAACTCAATATTGATCTCCTGGATGAACCCGAAATAAGCATGGAGGCAATCTATCTTGCCGCCAGGGAAAAATTCAAAAAAATCTGCTATGTCTGTAAAAACTGTGACGGCAAGGACTGTCCCACGGGAGTTCCCGGTATGGGAGGAGCCGGAACAGGCGCCTCGTTCCGAAGAAATGCCGAGTCCCTCCAGCGATATAAACTTACCACGCGGCTCATTCATGACGTTACGGACCCCGATACATCGGTGGAATTTCTCGGACACAAGCTGTCCCTCCCTGTCATGGCCGCCCCTATAACGGGAGCGGTCACCAACATGGGAGGCGCCATCGATGAACTGGAATATAACAGGGCCGTTATACAGGGCACGCTGGAGGCGGGAACACTCAGCTTTGTCGGTGACGGCGCAACACCCACAAAATATAAAATAGGTCTTCAGGCCATCGAAGAAAACAAGGGAATGGGTATTGCTATTTTCAAACCACGCAGTGAAAACAGTGAAATAATAACCCGCATCAAGGCCGCGGAAAAGGCCGGGGCCATTGCCGTGGGTGTCGATATAGACGCCGTCGTCTTTAAAACCATGGAGATGAGAAACCAGTCCGTGGGCCCCAAGGGCATGGAAAGCCTGAAGGAGCTGATAGCATCGACAAAACTACCCTTCATTCTGAAGGGAATAATGAATCCCGATGACGCCATAAAAGCCGCTGAAGCAGGGGCCAGTGCCATCATCATTTCAAATCACGGAGGACGGGTTCTTGACGAAATGGTGGGGACCATGGATGTCCTGGAAGAGATCGCCGACGCGGTAAAAGGAAAAATCACGATAATAATTGATGGCGGCTTCCGCAAGGGGGTTGACATCATCAAGGCCATCGCCTTCGGTGCCGATTATGTCCTAATCGGCCGTCCCGTTGCCATCGCAGCCGTGGGCATGGGAGCGGAAGGAACGTCCTTCTATTTCAAGAACCTGATAACGGATCTGAAAAAAGCCATGATTCTAACGGGCTGTAACAGCATCGGAGAGATCAGCCGGGACTTTGTGAAAAAAATGCAATAG
- the glpX gene encoding fructose-bisphosphatase class II, producing the protein MDRYLTLEAVRLTEMAALHASRFMGRGDEDITYFSASEAMVNLLNTMNVDVDIVIGSDSQESKLMDGTVFGPGNGAKIDVAVKPLDGKMTCARGGHNAISIIAVGNPGSFMRTPSGHMMKIAVGPDAKGKIDIDQTPEINIKRVARAKGKYIEDMTVCVLDREVNSNMVEEIRQTGARIKFIRDGDISGAISAAITDNPIDLLIGVGGAKEGVLAAAALKCLGGDMQARYIHDDRRQSRGNADDSHIDYEKIYSISDLVRGSEIMVAATGVTDGVLLAGVRYFSGGAETSSIVMRQKTHTVRHINAVHHFDFKPIF; encoded by the coding sequence ATGGACAGATATTTGACTCTCGAGGCGGTGCGTCTTACCGAAATGGCCGCTCTTCATGCCAGCAGGTTCATGGGAAGGGGAGATGAGGATATTACCTATTTTTCCGCCTCGGAGGCCATGGTAAATCTTTTGAATACTATGAACGTGGATGTGGATATTGTTATAGGTTCCGACAGCCAGGAGAGCAAGCTCATGGATGGCACTGTTTTCGGACCGGGGAATGGAGCCAAAATCGATGTGGCGGTCAAGCCGCTGGACGGAAAGATGACCTGCGCCAGGGGAGGCCACAATGCCATATCCATTATTGCCGTGGGAAACCCCGGTTCATTCATGAGAACGCCTTCCGGCCATATGATGAAAATTGCCGTGGGTCCCGATGCCAAGGGGAAGATAGATATAGACCAGACACCGGAAATAAACATCAAGCGCGTGGCCAGGGCCAAGGGAAAATATATCGAGGATATGACCGTATGTGTTCTTGACCGTGAAGTGAACAGTAACATGGTTGAAGAGATCCGCCAGACCGGGGCGCGTATAAAATTCATACGTGACGGTGATATTTCCGGTGCTATTTCAGCGGCCATTACGGATAATCCCATTGACCTCCTCATAGGAGTTGGGGGAGCCAAGGAAGGTGTTCTGGCGGCTGCAGCCCTCAAATGCCTCGGGGGCGACATGCAGGCGCGCTACATACATGATGACAGACGACAATCCCGTGGAAATGCCGATGATTCCCATATCGATTATGAAAAAATCTATTCCATAAGTGATCTTGTCCGGGGGAGTGAAATTATGGTGGCGGCTACGGGTGTTACCGATGGGGTGCTTCTCGCCGGTGTCAGGTATTTTTCAGGCGGTGCCGAGACCTCGTCCATTGTCATGCGTCAGAAGACACACACGGTACGCCACATCAATGCCGTACATCATTTTGATTTTAAACCAATTTTCTAA